The following proteins are co-located in the Abditibacteriaceae bacterium genome:
- a CDS encoding LCP family protein, producing MTTENDAFGQRLAVRKKGRFWKTLGMLTAFVGVAAGGYLTLTHNGRIISSTTKDAIQTAYQVRKNPDLIFQNAGGDHVNILLIGRDTNWKIGKVYDPKTKTYRPYQVKDTTTAARSDTMIIVSLDKVKNTIRMVSLPRDAKVYIPAEGDDSGVHKLNAAHAFGGPELLLRTLKEELGITIQHYAVIKFEGFKALIDQVGGVDVQVDGALKKDRNGKLYRGDIKYDDNWGNLHIDLKPGMQVLDGQQAHNYVRFRMDLEGDPGRIRRQQQVMRALAKKIMKAPPLQIPGLIKEVRKQFETSLSDEEIGSAAMYARGIGDAAKIQPLTLFGSYGRRGSVILNRKKNKKLLATIFGPTFNEEKYLQRSPGTNGDEIGATNDTNPGARAVMIEAGLIDPTDKPDDASDVTKVPVRTERS from the coding sequence GTGACAACGGAAAATGACGCATTTGGGCAGCGACTGGCTGTTCGCAAGAAAGGCCGGTTTTGGAAAACGTTGGGAATGCTCACCGCGTTTGTCGGCGTCGCTGCCGGCGGCTATCTGACTTTGACGCACAATGGCCGCATCATTTCTTCGACGACCAAGGACGCAATTCAAACGGCCTACCAGGTGCGCAAGAATCCCGACCTGATTTTTCAGAACGCGGGCGGAGATCACGTTAATATCCTGCTCATTGGGCGCGATACCAACTGGAAAATCGGCAAAGTTTACGACCCGAAAACGAAAACCTATCGGCCCTATCAAGTTAAAGACACGACAACCGCCGCGCGCAGCGACACCATGATAATCGTGTCGCTCGATAAAGTCAAAAACACCATTCGCATGGTTTCGCTCCCGCGCGACGCCAAGGTCTACATTCCCGCAGAAGGTGACGACAGCGGCGTGCATAAGCTCAATGCGGCGCACGCGTTCGGCGGACCGGAACTTTTGCTGCGTACTCTGAAAGAAGAACTCGGCATCACGATTCAGCATTATGCCGTCATTAAGTTTGAGGGTTTCAAAGCGCTGATCGATCAGGTTGGTGGCGTTGACGTTCAGGTCGATGGCGCGCTGAAGAAAGATCGTAACGGTAAGCTTTATCGAGGCGACATCAAATACGATGACAACTGGGGCAACCTGCACATCGATTTGAAGCCGGGAATGCAAGTTCTGGACGGGCAGCAGGCGCACAATTATGTGCGTTTCCGCATGGATTTGGAAGGCGATCCGGGACGTATTCGCCGCCAGCAGCAAGTGATGCGTGCCTTGGCCAAGAAAATCATGAAGGCGCCGCCGCTGCAAATTCCCGGTTTGATTAAAGAAGTGCGCAAGCAATTCGAAACGTCGCTTTCCGACGAAGAAATCGGCAGTGCGGCGATGTATGCCCGAGGCATCGGCGACGCAGCGAAAATTCAGCCGCTGACACTTTTCGGTTCTTATGGAAGGCGCGGCTCGGTAATTTTGAATCGCAAGAAGAACAAGAAGCTGCTCGCCACCATCTTCGGCCCGACGTTTAACGAGGAAAAATATCTTCAGCGTTCGCCGGGAACCAACGGCGACGAAATCGGCGCGACCAACGATACCAACCCGGGCGCGCGTGCTGTGATGATTGAAGCGGGTTTAATCGACCCGACCGATAAGCCCGATGACGCTAGTGATGTCACGAAAGTGCCGGTTCGCACCGAACGCAGCTAA
- a CDS encoding NDP-sugar synthase, translated as MILAAGVGSRLDPLTRNVPKPMVPIVNQPVIEHLVRLLVKHGFHEIAANTHYLADQIEGYFNDGASLGAQMRFNREAELLGTAGGVKRVADSWNFFTDGETFCVTGGDDFTDLNLTEMLDFHRASGAVATIGLAKVEDPSQFGVVVLDDMDSERGGSIKSFVEKPPAGTAPSNLVNTGVYLFEPEVLDLIPAGKFYDFGKELFPLLLEQGKPFFGFKTNDYWRDVGNLAEYREAHQDFFAGQVDILPNVELHEKDIWIGENCTIHPTAVIEAPVVIGPNCTIGAHARVTGGSVLGESCVLADGATVNQSILWARSHVEGWTHLDKCIVGFDCHVYSNAAIFGGTIVSPHKK; from the coding sequence ATGATTCTGGCAGCGGGCGTCGGCAGCCGCCTCGACCCGCTCACCCGCAACGTGCCCAAACCGATGGTGCCCATTGTCAATCAACCGGTTATCGAACACCTTGTTCGCCTTCTGGTCAAACATGGTTTTCATGAAATTGCGGCTAACACGCATTATCTCGCAGACCAAATCGAAGGCTATTTCAACGATGGTGCTTCGCTCGGCGCGCAGATGCGTTTCAACCGCGAAGCCGAACTGCTTGGAACAGCCGGAGGCGTCAAGCGCGTCGCCGATTCGTGGAATTTTTTCACCGATGGCGAAACATTCTGCGTCACCGGCGGCGACGATTTTACCGACCTCAACCTGACCGAGATGCTCGATTTCCATCGTGCCAGTGGAGCCGTCGCGACAATTGGACTGGCGAAAGTTGAGGACCCGTCGCAATTCGGCGTCGTCGTTCTTGACGACATGGACAGCGAACGCGGCGGCTCGATCAAGAGCTTTGTGGAAAAGCCGCCCGCTGGAACCGCGCCGAGCAATCTCGTCAACACCGGCGTTTATCTTTTTGAGCCGGAAGTTCTCGACCTGATTCCCGCCGGAAAATTCTATGACTTCGGCAAGGAGCTTTTCCCGCTCCTTTTGGAGCAGGGCAAGCCGTTCTTCGGTTTCAAGACGAACGATTACTGGCGCGATGTCGGAAACCTCGCCGAATATCGCGAAGCCCACCAAGACTTTTTCGCGGGCCAAGTCGATATTCTGCCGAACGTCGAGTTGCACGAAAAAGACATCTGGATTGGCGAAAATTGCACAATTCATCCGACGGCTGTGATTGAAGCGCCGGTCGTCATTGGCCCGAACTGCACGATTGGAGCGCACGCCCGTGTAACCGGCGGCAGTGTTTTAGGCGAAAGTTGTGTATTAGCTGATGGTGCAACTGTGAATCAATCGATCCTGTGGGCGCGTTCGCACGTCGAAGGCTGGACGCACCTCGATA